From a region of the Acinetobacter calcoaceticus genome:
- a CDS encoding VOC family protein produces the protein MITGIEILKFGVEDRAASNKFLADFGLSQSASDIEGTDLYQTQNGSKIYLFNCDDDRLPAAIEQGSTLREVTWGVDHAQDLEDLAGRLADVNGFARSENTVQCIDPNGMTIRFEQSFVKDVQELKTEGINQYGNIQRVNAASPVYEKGQPVAIGHVVFFTPDLAATENFYIEKVGFHLSDAYKNRGAFLRCRGKGYHHDLFLLSVPNKPAGLNHVAFVVRDIHEVIGGGLNMNRSEWSTFIGPGRHPISSAYFWYVNSPLGGAFEYYTNDDYLTEEWQPRVEEHRLELFTEWAIEGGLDDTTRRQVKPV, from the coding sequence ATGATTACAGGGATCGAGATTTTAAAGTTTGGAGTTGAAGATAGAGCCGCTTCAAACAAGTTTTTGGCAGATTTTGGTTTAAGCCAAAGTGCTTCTGATATTGAAGGCACTGATTTATATCAGACTCAAAACGGTAGCAAGATTTATCTGTTTAATTGTGATGATGACCGTTTACCAGCTGCTATTGAACAAGGTTCAACTTTACGTGAAGTCACTTGGGGTGTTGATCATGCTCAAGACCTTGAAGACTTGGCAGGTCGTTTAGCTGATGTAAATGGTTTTGCGCGTTCAGAAAACACGGTGCAATGTATTGACCCTAATGGTATGACCATTCGTTTTGAACAAAGTTTTGTGAAAGATGTTCAAGAACTTAAAACGGAAGGCATTAACCAATACGGCAATATTCAACGTGTCAATGCGGCAAGTCCTGTCTATGAAAAAGGACAACCTGTTGCGATTGGGCACGTGGTGTTCTTCACACCAGATTTAGCAGCAACTGAAAATTTCTATATTGAAAAAGTTGGATTTCATTTGTCTGATGCCTACAAAAATCGTGGTGCATTTTTACGTTGCCGCGGTAAAGGTTATCACCATGATTTATTCTTGCTTAGTGTGCCAAATAAACCTGCTGGTCTAAATCATGTTGCATTTGTCGTACGTGATATCCATGAGGTGATTGGGGGCGGTTTAAATATGAATCGTTCGGAATGGTCAACCTTTATTGGACCGGGACGTCACCCAATTTCTTCAGCTTATTTTTGGTACGTCAACTCACCATTGGGTGGTGCATTTGAATATTACACCAACGATGATTATTTGACAGAAGAATGGCAGCCACGTGTAGAAGAACATCGTCTAGAGCTTTTCACCGAGTGGGCGATTGAGGGTGGTCTTGATGACACAACCCGCCGTCAGGTGAAGCCTGTTTAA
- a CDS encoding SDR family oxidoreductase, translated as MANVALLQGKKVLVTGAARGLGRDFAQAIAEAGAEVVMADILSELVQQEAQELQKQGLHVHAVTVDLADATSIENAVAKSVELLKGLDGLVNCAALATNVGGKNMIDYDPELWDRVMNINVKGTWLISKACVPHLKQSPAGKIINVASDTALWGAPNLMAYVASKGAIFAMTRSMARELGQFNICVNTLSPGLTLVEATEYVPQERHDLYVNGRAIQRQQLPQDLNGTALYLLSDLSSFVTGQNIPVNGGFVFN; from the coding sequence ATGGCTAATGTAGCGTTGCTGCAAGGCAAAAAAGTTTTAGTGACTGGTGCTGCACGTGGTTTAGGGCGAGATTTCGCTCAAGCGATTGCTGAAGCTGGTGCTGAGGTTGTAATGGCAGATATTTTGTCTGAGCTCGTTCAGCAAGAAGCACAAGAGTTACAGAAACAAGGACTTCATGTTCATGCGGTCACCGTTGACCTTGCCGATGCGACCTCGATTGAAAATGCGGTAGCAAAAAGTGTTGAGCTGTTAAAAGGGCTAGATGGCCTTGTGAACTGTGCGGCGCTTGCAACGAATGTAGGTGGAAAAAATATGATTGATTATGATCCTGAACTTTGGGATCGGGTCATGAATATTAATGTGAAAGGCACATGGCTAATCAGTAAGGCATGCGTTCCACACTTAAAGCAGTCGCCTGCTGGCAAAATTATTAATGTTGCATCAGATACTGCTTTGTGGGGTGCACCAAACCTGATGGCTTATGTGGCAAGTAAAGGTGCAATTTTTGCCATGACACGTTCCATGGCAAGAGAGTTGGGGCAGTTCAATATCTGTGTCAACACGTTGTCTCCGGGTCTGACTTTGGTTGAAGCAACTGAATATGTACCGCAGGAACGTCACGATTTATATGTCAACGGAAGAGCGATTCAGCGTCAGCAACTTCCACAAGATTTAAATGGAACAGCATTGTATCTACTGTCGGATTTGTCCTCTTTTGTGACAGGTCAAAATATTCCGGTCAATGGCGGTTTTGTCTTTAACTAA
- a CDS encoding aromatic ring-hydroxylating oxygenase subunit alpha has product MNAIVSASQSAEEYLELGLRDQWHPALASWEVAANPVGITRLGENIVVWRDAEGQVHALEDRCPHRGARLSLGWNLGDRVACWYHGVEVRADGVVADVPAVHECPMTGTKCLKSYPVSEQHGAIFIWFGIDANEQPKPLEFPEQLASEEWSAFLCQADWKVNHQYAIDNVMDPMHGTYLHATSHSMADGERTAEMKHRTTDNGFVFEKEGQTGVNFDWVEYGSTGASWLRLSIPYRKQFGPGGEFWIVGYATPIDANNTRVFFWRCRKVSGWQRNVWRFLYRNHLEQLHWDVLEQDRIILENLAPNAREKEFLYQHDVGLARLRRLMKKEAEKQLKKIAALNASNRIEMQEEAHG; this is encoded by the coding sequence ATGAACGCAATCGTATCAGCTTCACAAAGCGCTGAAGAATATTTAGAACTCGGTTTACGTGATCAATGGCATCCAGCTTTAGCAAGTTGGGAAGTGGCTGCCAATCCGGTCGGAATTACCCGTTTGGGTGAAAACATTGTGGTTTGGCGTGATGCCGAAGGTCAGGTACACGCACTTGAAGACCGCTGTCCGCACCGTGGTGCTCGTCTTTCATTAGGCTGGAACTTAGGTGATCGAGTTGCTTGTTGGTATCATGGTGTTGAAGTTCGTGCTGATGGTGTGGTTGCAGATGTACCAGCCGTTCACGAATGTCCAATGACAGGAACCAAATGCTTAAAAAGCTATCCAGTTAGTGAACAGCATGGTGCAATTTTTATTTGGTTTGGTATCGACGCAAATGAACAGCCAAAACCGCTTGAGTTCCCAGAACAACTTGCAAGCGAAGAGTGGAGTGCGTTCCTTTGCCAAGCCGACTGGAAAGTAAACCATCAATACGCGATTGATAACGTGATGGACCCAATGCACGGTACATATTTACACGCGACATCGCACTCGATGGCAGATGGTGAACGTACCGCAGAGATGAAGCACCGTACTACAGATAATGGCTTTGTTTTTGAAAAAGAAGGCCAAACTGGTGTGAACTTCGACTGGGTTGAATATGGTTCGACAGGTGCAAGTTGGTTACGTCTTTCAATTCCGTACCGTAAACAATTTGGTCCAGGTGGCGAGTTCTGGATCGTGGGTTATGCAACGCCAATTGATGCCAACAATACCCGCGTATTTTTCTGGCGCTGCCGTAAAGTAAGTGGCTGGCAACGCAATGTATGGCGTTTTTTATATCGCAATCACTTAGAACAGTTGCATTGGGATGTGTTGGAACAAGACCGCATTATTTTAGAAAACCTTGCACCAAATGCGCGTGAAAAAGAGTTCCTCTATCAACACGATGTGGGTCTTGCACGTTTACGCCGTTTAATGAAAAAAGAGGCTGAGAAGCAATTAAAGAAAATTGCTGCGCTAAATGCATCAAACCGTATCGAGATGCAGGAAGAAGCTCATGGCTAA
- a CDS encoding recombinase-like helix-turn-helix domain-containing protein translates to MKTFNEKLASWIYATPATDAGINNIQIPGQPELLVWQTRYKEPTVYEQDFVKNLIQAFSAGATALDDVVSALNQQGFRCESGDEWTSASFTEEMQRLGY, encoded by the coding sequence ATGAAGACATTTAATGAAAAGTTGGCAAGCTGGATTTATGCAACGCCGGCAACCGATGCAGGTATCAACAATATTCAAATTCCTGGTCAACCAGAATTGTTGGTTTGGCAAACACGTTATAAAGAACCAACGGTCTACGAACAAGACTTTGTAAAGAACTTGATTCAGGCATTTTCTGCGGGCGCAACAGCATTAGATGACGTTGTTTCTGCACTTAATCAGCAGGGTTTCCGCTGTGAATCTGGTGATGAATGGACTTCTGCGAGCTTTACAGAAGAAATGCAACGTTTAGGTTATTAA
- a CDS encoding non-heme iron oxygenase ferredoxin subunit, whose translation MSWISICQQGDVSEDEPKAIEIEGKKIGVFFVDENYFAIENVCPHAYALLTEGFIEDQTVECPLHEAIFDIQTGELKSGPGCRNLCTYPVRVEGQDIQIQL comes from the coding sequence ATGAGTTGGATCTCAATTTGTCAGCAGGGTGACGTTAGCGAAGATGAGCCGAAAGCCATCGAAATTGAAGGGAAGAAAATTGGCGTATTTTTCGTCGATGAAAATTACTTTGCGATTGAAAATGTTTGCCCTCATGCATATGCCTTATTAACCGAAGGATTTATCGAAGATCAAACTGTTGAATGTCCATTGCACGAAGCAATTTTTGACATTCAGACAGGTGAGCTAAAAAGTGGGCCTGGGTGTAGAAACCTATGCACGTACCCAGTTCGTGTTGAAGGGCAGGATATTCAAATTCAACTCTAG
- a CDS encoding IclR family transcriptional regulator yields the protein MSLTIEEDSQESETTKNDDRYLVPGLVRGLAILQAFNQQAQEMTITEIAEILEVNRSSAFRLIYTLESCGYLRKASQKTYALDSKVMELGFNSLSKLSLLDLSTPLMKELRDQTKLAVHLSILEGTHIVFVNNIQSMGTFTSNISLGTRWPAHATVIGQMLLSDLPETEVRQRYRNFNDWDSFSELTPTNLKTLLQRLVYVKTQKTMVSWGHYNHDMAACAAPIFKQSNGKMVAVISVSCPITTYDERTFKDDIASLVVETANKISKFIY from the coding sequence ATGAGCCTAACAATTGAAGAAGATTCACAAGAATCAGAAACAACAAAAAATGATGATCGATATTTAGTACCCGGACTTGTTCGAGGTTTAGCTATCTTGCAAGCTTTTAATCAACAAGCACAAGAAATGACAATTACTGAAATTGCTGAAATTTTAGAAGTGAACCGTTCTAGTGCATTTCGTCTGATCTATACACTCGAATCTTGTGGCTATTTAAGAAAAGCCTCTCAAAAAACTTATGCACTCGATTCAAAAGTAATGGAGCTAGGTTTTAACAGTTTATCTAAACTTTCATTACTTGATTTATCGACACCTTTAATGAAAGAACTACGTGACCAAACTAAATTGGCTGTTCATCTTTCTATTTTAGAAGGCACTCACATTGTCTTTGTAAATAACATTCAATCTATGGGTACCTTCACCAGTAACATTAGCTTAGGTACGCGTTGGCCTGCCCATGCAACCGTGATTGGTCAAATGTTATTGTCAGATTTACCGGAAACTGAAGTACGACAGCGTTATCGTAATTTTAACGACTGGGATAGCTTCTCTGAACTTACTCCGACTAATTTAAAAACGTTATTGCAAAGACTGGTTTATGTAAAAACACAAAAAACTATGGTGAGTTGGGGTCATTATAATCACGATATGGCGGCCTGCGCGGCGCCTATCTTTAAACAGTCAAATGGTAAAATGGTGGCTGTTATTTCAGTGAGTTGCCCAATTACCACCTATGATGAAAGAACGTTTAAAGACGATATCGCAAGTTTAGTTGTGGAAACAGCAAATAAAATTTCAAAATTTATTTATTAA
- the pnuC gene encoding nicotinamide riboside transporter PnuC encodes MSPLEIFAVLISLIGVGLTVIRNMWCWLFNFFAFVLYAYLFYEFKLYGETILQFFFMVVNFYGFYYWFKGKQQDHDIRIEPIAVQKAIFQMIIAAVGGLLFGLILKNFTDAAVPMLDSQLAAFSLLATYWTSRKHIATWVLWVFVDIIYVGMFIYKDLFLTAGLYAAFVLMAAYGWYQWEKVKRKQATITQ; translated from the coding sequence ATGTCACCTTTAGAAATTTTTGCAGTCTTGATTAGCCTAATTGGAGTTGGATTAACTGTTATTAGGAATATGTGGTGTTGGCTGTTTAATTTCTTTGCCTTTGTTTTATATGCATATTTGTTTTACGAATTTAAGCTATATGGTGAAACGATTTTGCAGTTCTTCTTTATGGTTGTAAATTTTTACGGTTTTTACTACTGGTTTAAGGGAAAGCAGCAAGATCATGATATTCGGATTGAACCAATTGCAGTTCAAAAAGCAATTTTTCAAATGATTATTGCGGCGGTAGGTGGCTTGCTTTTTGGATTGATTCTCAAAAACTTTACCGATGCAGCGGTGCCAATGCTTGACTCACAGCTTGCAGCATTTAGCTTACTCGCAACCTATTGGACCAGTCGTAAGCATATTGCAACATGGGTGCTTTGGGTCTTTGTTGATATTATTTATGTCGGCATGTTTATCTATAAAGATTTATTTTTAACTGCTGGATTATATGCAGCGTTTGTTTTAATGGCTGCTTATGGTTGGTATCAATGGGAAAAGGTGAAAAGAAAACAAGCAACTATTACTCAATAA
- a CDS encoding DMT family transporter gives MKPLFEQQSISTPQTQPAVAPSLTPTRLATAGQFIAVVMIWSLTPLAAVWTVQEIHWAWGLFIRFSLAIPIALLCLHFFRLKLIFSKKAILSYCAGAIGLFGSMAFCYMGADKVPSAIISIIYGTSPLVSGLISSFLLRRERFSAWQWLGLGIALVGMSFTLGLSSSGFQFNRTGIILELIAMLFYVLSTFAVKSVGAHIPPITQMTGATLVSWVGYVCLLPFFWSHLPTEFPSLKISIAVFYSAVFSSVLAMIFYYQLIKVLQPTTVLLITIITPVLATFWGTWFNHEQLSSHLILGLTLLCLGLVMYSRRPT, from the coding sequence ATGAAGCCGTTATTTGAACAACAGAGTATTTCCACCCCGCAGACTCAGCCGGCTGTAGCACCCTCTTTAACTCCAACTCGCCTCGCTACAGCCGGCCAATTTATTGCTGTCGTCATGATTTGGTCGCTTACCCCACTCGCAGCCGTCTGGACAGTACAAGAAATTCATTGGGCATGGGGGTTATTTATTCGATTCAGTTTGGCAATTCCTATTGCCTTACTCTGTTTGCATTTTTTTCGTTTAAAACTCATCTTTAGTAAAAAAGCAATTTTAAGTTATTGTGCCGGAGCCATTGGTTTATTTGGCTCTATGGCCTTTTGCTACATGGGTGCAGATAAAGTTCCCTCTGCCATTATTTCAATTATTTACGGTACTTCTCCGTTAGTGTCCGGACTCATCAGCTCTTTTTTATTAAGGCGTGAACGTTTTTCGGCATGGCAGTGGCTTGGGCTCGGTATTGCTCTGGTCGGGATGAGCTTTACTTTAGGACTATCTTCATCAGGTTTTCAGTTCAACCGCACCGGTATTATATTAGAACTGATTGCGATGCTGTTTTATGTATTGTCGACTTTTGCAGTAAAATCCGTTGGCGCACATATTCCGCCAATTACACAAATGACAGGTGCTACTCTTGTTTCATGGGTAGGTTATGTATGTCTATTACCTTTCTTTTGGTCACATCTTCCAACTGAGTTCCCAAGCCTGAAAATTTCAATAGCAGTCTTTTATAGTGCAGTCTTTTCATCTGTGCTTGCCATGATTTTTTATTATCAACTCATTAAGGTACTACAACCGACCACTGTGTTGCTCATTACCATTATTACCCCTGTTCTCGCTACATTTTGGGGAACATGGTTCAACCATGAACAGCTCAGCTCACACCTTATTTTAGGTTTAACCCTGTTATGCCTAGGACTAGTTATGTATTCACGTCGTCCAACATAA
- a CDS encoding crotonase/enoyl-CoA hydratase family protein codes for MSNQEGKVSRETRGHIFLIGLDRAAKRNAFDSHMIKDLSQALTEYENNDELRCAVIFAHGDHFTAGLDLVELQPKLATGVFDFSDEEVNPWGTVGRKLSKPLIVAVQGYCYTAGIELFLNADIALASENTQFAQMEVQRGILPFGGATARFTQAAGWAKAMRYLLTGDPFDAKAALDMNLITEICPEGTELNRAIELAEHIAQAAPLAVKATLASAREAINEGYQAAFSQLQNHLHPLLKTEDVQEGVFAMLQKRPPVFKGK; via the coding sequence ATGTCAAATCAAGAAGGAAAAGTTAGCCGTGAAACCCGCGGACATATTTTTTTAATTGGGCTGGATCGGGCAGCAAAACGTAATGCTTTTGACAGCCACATGATTAAAGATTTATCACAAGCACTCACTGAATATGAAAATAATGATGAGCTGCGCTGTGCAGTAATATTTGCCCATGGTGACCATTTTACGGCTGGATTAGACCTCGTAGAGTTACAACCTAAACTTGCTACTGGTGTTTTTGATTTTAGTGATGAAGAAGTTAATCCTTGGGGCACAGTTGGACGAAAACTGAGTAAACCGTTGATTGTTGCGGTACAAGGTTATTGCTACACCGCAGGCATTGAACTCTTTCTAAATGCAGACATTGCTTTAGCAAGTGAAAATACTCAGTTTGCACAAATGGAAGTCCAACGTGGCATCTTACCTTTTGGTGGGGCAACAGCACGCTTTACTCAAGCTGCGGGTTGGGCCAAAGCCATGCGCTACTTGCTTACGGGTGACCCTTTTGATGCAAAAGCCGCCTTGGATATGAACCTAATTACAGAAATTTGTCCTGAAGGTACTGAACTCAACCGTGCAATAGAGCTCGCTGAACATATTGCTCAAGCGGCTCCACTCGCGGTAAAAGCTACCCTAGCTTCAGCACGTGAAGCCATCAATGAAGGTTATCAAGCTGCATTTAGTCAGTTACAAAATCATCTTCATCCCTTATTAAAAACTGAAGATGTACAAGAAGGAGTTTTTGCCATGTTGCAAAAAAGACCTCCTGTTTTTAAAGGTAAATAA
- a CDS encoding alpha/beta fold hydrolase, producing the protein MQLATQTNEQLSQNVQFSALDGYQLYGTRYFTTTPAKANIVVAGATGVPHEFYRRFAEYMTQYSYQVFTFDYRGVGKSSPKSLKGFDMSYLDWGKLDLAGAIEYLSKEPLPLLMVGHSYGGHALGLLPNHDKLLACYTFGTGAGWHGYMPLKERFKVQVVWNIVFPPIVAVTGYLPWSKFNMGSDLPLNVYKQWRKWCKHPKYFFADPEQQHLIEQYASVKTPIYATSALDDDWALPTSCRAFMQYYRQAPVTYISLQPQDVSMKTIGHMGYFKKGAEQIWSKVRTTFDDLVKA; encoded by the coding sequence ATGCAATTAGCAACTCAAACGAACGAACAGCTTAGCCAAAATGTACAATTTTCAGCTTTAGATGGCTATCAACTCTACGGCACACGTTACTTTACGACGACACCAGCTAAAGCCAATATTGTCGTTGCCGGAGCTACTGGCGTACCACACGAGTTTTACCGTCGCTTTGCTGAATATATGACGCAATATAGTTATCAAGTATTTACCTTTGATTATCGCGGTGTGGGGAAATCGAGTCCCAAATCTTTAAAAGGCTTTGATATGTCTTACCTCGACTGGGGCAAACTCGATTTAGCAGGTGCCATTGAATATTTGTCAAAAGAACCCCTACCACTTTTAATGGTGGGTCATTCTTACGGCGGGCATGCATTAGGGCTATTACCTAATCATGATAAATTATTGGCCTGCTACACCTTTGGCACTGGGGCTGGCTGGCATGGCTATATGCCACTCAAAGAACGTTTTAAAGTTCAAGTGGTCTGGAATATCGTGTTTCCGCCTATTGTTGCGGTGACAGGTTATTTACCTTGGAGCAAATTTAATATGGGTTCTGATTTGCCTCTGAATGTTTATAAACAGTGGCGTAAATGGTGTAAACATCCCAAGTACTTTTTTGCTGACCCAGAACAGCAACATTTAATTGAGCAATATGCCTCAGTTAAAACACCAATTTATGCAACCTCTGCCCTTGATGATGACTGGGCTTTACCGACTTCTTGCCGTGCATTTATGCAATATTATCGACAAGCTCCGGTCACCTACATTAGCCTTCAACCACAAGATGTTTCAATGAAAACCATTGGGCACATGGGCTACTTTAAAAAAGGTGCTGAACAGATCTGGAGTAAAGTCCGCACCACTTTTGATGATTTGGTAAAAGCCTGA
- a CDS encoding TetR/AcrR family transcriptional regulator, which yields MRPQKLAKEELLKHCALQFKTYGYAGTSMDMLAKACGLTKASFYYYYPNKEALLLEVLNGTHQYLIHSLFQSTANSDCSAIERFEQMHERAIHFFTQGVNGCLIGIISMEAAYGSPKILAKVRSIFQDWQLSIQSIFAKCIAQDQAEILAKQSIADYEGAILMYRVTHDEFYINQVKQRILGFLSS from the coding sequence ATGAGACCGCAGAAACTTGCGAAAGAAGAATTGCTCAAGCACTGTGCTTTGCAGTTTAAAACCTATGGTTACGCAGGCACCAGTATGGACATGCTGGCAAAGGCTTGCGGCCTAACCAAAGCTTCTTTTTATTATTATTATCCAAACAAAGAAGCACTATTGCTTGAAGTGTTGAATGGCACTCATCAGTATTTAATCCATTCTTTATTTCAAAGCACAGCAAATTCTGACTGCTCTGCAATTGAACGGTTTGAGCAAATGCATGAGCGTGCTATTCATTTTTTTACACAAGGTGTTAACGGCTGCTTAATAGGTATCATTTCTATGGAAGCAGCATATGGCTCACCTAAAATTTTAGCCAAAGTACGCAGCATTTTTCAGGACTGGCAACTTTCAATTCAGTCTATTTTTGCAAAGTGCATTGCTCAAGATCAAGCAGAGATTTTAGCAAAACAAAGTATTGCTGATTATGAAGGTGCGATCTTGATGTACCGTGTCACCCATGATGAGTTTTATATTAATCAAGTCAAACAACGTATTCTTGGATTTCTCAGTTCATAA
- the pgaD gene encoding poly-beta-1,6-N-acetyl-D-glucosamine biosynthesis protein PgaD yields the protein MKTDSLIIDLRRQLPWHKRYASTTSTAMMWAVWLLLWRPFVFVWLLVELQKTHLVHRLFSAFGLGIEHGLTALIACAMCLLLWSHVLPERRVGGSALKMKQTDDYARYFDLPEHEIEQGRSQKITVVHHDELGKIIRVE from the coding sequence ATGAAGACAGATTCGTTGATTATTGATTTACGCCGTCAATTACCATGGCATAAACGCTATGCTTCTACAACAAGCACAGCCATGATGTGGGCGGTTTGGTTGTTGTTGTGGCGTCCGTTCGTGTTTGTATGGTTATTGGTTGAACTACAAAAAACTCATTTGGTACACCGCTTATTTAGTGCCTTTGGTTTAGGAATTGAACATGGCCTTACAGCATTAATTGCTTGTGCAATGTGTTTATTGTTGTGGAGCCATGTGCTACCTGAGCGTCGTGTCGGTGGTAGTGCGCTTAAAATGAAACAGACTGATGATTATGCTCGCTATTTTGATTTACCTGAACATGAAATTGAGCAGGGACGTAGCCAAAAAATTACAGTCGTTCACCACGATGAACTAGGCAAAATTATTCGAGTTGAATAA
- the pgaC gene encoding poly-beta-1,6-N-acetyl-D-glucosamine synthase: MTIFAAIWSHALKFVFYYPLFMSYLWMMGAIIFYWKERQAPAYDQPAPLESYPKVAVLVPCFNEGDNAEETISHALKLDYPHFEVIAINDGSSDNTGEVLDRLAEQHEKLRVVHLAQNQGKAMGLQAGSLMTDAEFLIGIDGDALLDPHAAKWMIRHFLENPTVAAVTGNPRIRTRSTLLGRIQVGEFSSIVGMIKRAQRTFGRLFTVSGVITAFRKSAVHQVDYWSPNMLTEDIDITWKLQRAGWDIEFEPNALVWILMPETLNGLWKQRLRWAMGGAQVLIKNIDVFTKPKLNFLWPLMFELCLTLVWSYLMLAMAVLWLAHFILPLPALAVVSSPFLPYGSGILLGATCLIQFALSKWMDSRYEPNLGKNYFWMIWYPLVFWLITISATIVAFPKVLRRGDEKRARWVSPDRGIR; this comes from the coding sequence ATGACAATCTTTGCTGCGATATGGTCGCATGCCTTAAAATTCGTTTTTTATTATCCATTATTCATGTCGTATTTATGGATGATGGGTGCGATCATTTTCTATTGGAAAGAACGTCAGGCTCCAGCTTATGATCAACCAGCTCCATTAGAAAGTTATCCAAAAGTCGCTGTATTAGTTCCTTGTTTTAATGAAGGGGATAATGCAGAAGAAACCATTAGCCATGCTTTAAAACTAGACTATCCTCATTTTGAAGTCATCGCGATTAATGATGGTAGCTCAGATAATACAGGTGAAGTACTTGACCGTTTAGCAGAACAACATGAAAAATTACGTGTTGTTCATTTGGCTCAAAACCAAGGTAAAGCCATGGGATTGCAAGCCGGAAGCTTAATGACCGATGCCGAATTTTTAATTGGTATTGACGGTGATGCTTTACTTGATCCACATGCAGCAAAGTGGATGATTCGTCATTTTCTTGAAAATCCAACAGTTGCTGCGGTTACTGGAAACCCTCGTATCCGCACTCGCTCAACTTTATTAGGGCGTATTCAGGTCGGTGAGTTTTCTTCGATTGTAGGTATGATTAAACGTGCACAACGTACCTTTGGTCGACTGTTTACCGTATCAGGCGTAATTACGGCTTTTCGTAAAAGCGCCGTTCACCAAGTCGACTATTGGTCACCTAATATGTTGACTGAAGATATCGATATTACTTGGAAATTACAGCGTGCAGGTTGGGATATTGAGTTTGAACCGAATGCCTTGGTCTGGATTTTAATGCCTGAAACCTTAAATGGGTTGTGGAAACAACGGTTACGTTGGGCAATGGGTGGCGCACAAGTATTAATTAAAAATATTGATGTGTTCACCAAACCAAAATTGAATTTTTTATGGCCTTTAATGTTTGAGCTTTGCTTAACATTAGTATGGTCATATTTAATGCTAGCGATGGCTGTATTGTGGTTGGCGCATTTTATTTTACCACTACCAGCACTAGCCGTTGTGAGCTCTCCATTTTTACCGTATGGTAGCGGCATTTTATTGGGGGCAACTTGTCTAATTCAGTTTGCTTTAAGCAAATGGATGGATAGTCGTTATGAACCAAACCTAGGAAAAAATTATTTCTGGATGATTTGGTACCCGCTTGTCTTTTGGTTAATTACGATTTCGGCAACCATTGTGGCATTTCCAAAAGTCTTACGACGTGGAGATGAGAAACGAGCACGTTGGGTGAGCCCAGATCGGGGCATTCGCTAG